In the genome of bacterium SCSIO 12827, the window GTTCGGCGCGGAACTTGCGCTCCGCCTCAAGCTGGATTTTCTCAACCATCAGGAACGGACGCTTGGAATCTCCGCGCGAGCGCAGGCCCAGCAACACATCGCCGCCGGACAGGTTCTCGACCGCATTGATGACGAAGTCGCTGTTGCCCGCATAGGGCACCAGAAGCTGTTCGCCGTTGACGTTGCGAATTTCCGCCCACAGACCTTCGTGCAGGACATCCGTATCGGCGACGATCACCGCGTTGAGCGGCTTCTGCGCTTCCGCCAGATGGGTCTTGGCCCTCTCTAGGCGGGCCTTTTCGGCATCCTCGCCCTCACCGATCAAGGGCGGGCCGTCGGGGAATGCCGATTTGACCGGACCGGTCACGCGCGCGGCCATGGTCAGCTTCTTACCCGACGCCTTGAAGTCGCGGAACAGGGCGACAATGTCGATCCGTCCCTGCAGCTTGGCCACGTCAAGGGCTTCGGAATCCTCCGAGGTGGTGACGAGCGGGCGGAAGGTCGTGGTCGCGCCTTCGGCCGGCTCGAGTATCCCGGCCGAACCGACGTTGAGGTCGCGGATGTCGGCGACCACCGCGTCGGTGGTGTCCAGGTTGCGCCGGTCGAGCGTATTCCACGCCACGTAATCAACCTGGGTGATCTGGCCTTCGTGGCGGACATTGACGCGGCGCGCCGATTGCAGGTCGGCGGCAACCTTGTCCTTGATGAAGGTGACGCCCCAGGATTTCAGAAGCCGATCGATGTCCGACGGGCCTGCCGGTCCCTGGGGACTGGGGGCTTCGGTTTCCGCGTTGGGGTCGATAAAAGCCAGCACCCGACCGCCGCGCATCACGAACTGGTCGATGGCGTACAGGGTTTCGTCGCTGAGGTTCTTGGGATGAACCAGCATCAGCATGCCGATTTCCGGCGGCACGGCATTGAATTCGGCCGGCATGGTGCGGACGTCGAACAGTTCGCGGATCTGGCTGATCACGGCCCAGGCCGGCACGGGCCGCTGGCCCATCATGAAGCCGCCTTCGACCGGCAAACGCGCGACCATGCCGACAACCGGACGGTCCAGGGTCGCCAGCGAATAGACCAGCTTGGTCAAATCGTATTCCAGGAACGGCTCGCGCTCCGTCGTGAAGTAGGGGATGACGGCCTTGCCGTCGACGGAATTGGTGCCGGCCAGGCCGAAATAGCCGCGGTCACCGGACTGGTCATAGGGCAGGCCCTGCAGGCCGAAAGTGACGGCCTCGTCCTCGACCTCGGAAAAGGCCTCAGGGTTCTTGACCTCAAGCCGGATCTTGCCGCCCGAAATGTTGACGTAGCGTTCCAGAAGCTCCCGCACGCGGTTGGCATAGGCCTGATGGCCGGGATAGCGTTCACCCAGCGCCCGGGTGAAATAGAGGCGCAGCGTGATCGGTTCCGTCAGCGACGTCAGCACCTTGCGCGTGCCGTCGGACAGTGTGTAGAGCCCGCGTTCCGTCAGGTCGACCTGGGCCGAGCGCAGGGACAGATTGACCGCCAGATTGACGGCAAGGAACAAGACGGCGGCAAGGCCCACGCCGATCACGGCAAGACGGTTGCGGTCTATGGTCTTCAATGCGTTCATGGTCGTTCCCGCCCCCCTACGCCGATTTCTTCACTTCCACGACGATCACGTTGGTGAACAGGAAGAACGCGATCAGCGACACGAAGAACAGCACGTCGCGCAGGTCGATGACGCCGCGCATCACCGCATCGAAACGAACCAGGAAGCTAAGACTGGCCACCGTGTCGACGATCAGCGCCGGCGCCCAGGCCTGGAAGAAGTTGAGCACCAGATCCAGGCCGCTCATGGTGAACAGGAAGCACACCGTGGCCGAGATGATGAAGGCGATCACCTGGTTCTTGGTCATGGCCGACATGCAGGCGCCGATGGACATGAAAGCGCCCGCCATCAGAAAACTGCCGACATAGCCCGCGACGATCACGCCGTTGTCCGGTTCGCCCAGCACGTTGACGGTAACCCAGACGGGAAAGGTCAGCGCCAGCGCGATGCCGCAGAACGCCCAGGCCGCCACGAATTTGCCGAGCACCGCCTGCGCCGTGGTCACGGGCAGGGTCATCAGAAGCTCGATGGTCCCCGACTTGCGTTCCTCCGCCCACAGGCGCATGGCGACGGCGGGGATCAGAATCAGATACAGCCAGGGATGAAAGCGGAAGAAGGCTTCCAAATCCGCTTGGCCGTTGTCGAAGAAACGGCCCAGGTAGAAGGTGAAGGCGCCAGTCAGCGCCAGAAAGATGACGATGAACACAAGCGCCAGCGGCGTCGCGAAATAGCCCGCCAGTTCGCGCTTGGCGATGATCCAGATGTTACGCATCGGCTCCCCCTTGGGCGTCGCCCTGGGTGATCTTGCGGAACACTTCGTCCATATGGCCGCGTTCCACGTACATTTCCTCGGGCGTCACGTTCTTGGACCTGAGCAAATCGCCGACCGGCAGAACGATGGACGCCCCCGCCTTTGGCCGGGCGCGGAAAGCCGCCGTACCGTTGACCGGATCGCCCAGCGCATCGACGCCCGCAACCTGATCCAGGGCCGCCAGTCCGGCCACGATGTCGGCGGCCTGATCGGCGGCCAGCTTGACCACCACCGCATTGTGGCGCGCATCACGGCACAGCAACTGTTCCGGCGTGCCGTCGGCCAACAGCTTGCCATGGGCGATGACCACCGCGCGGGTGCAGATGGCTTCGACCTCTTCCAGG includes:
- a CDS encoding Gldg family protein, translating into MNALKTIDRNRLAVIGVGLAAVLFLAVNLAVNLSLRSAQVDLTERGLYTLSDGTRKVLTSLTEPITLRLYFTRALGERYPGHQAYANRVRELLERYVNISGGKIRLEVKNPEAFSEVEDEAVTFGLQGLPYDQSGDRGYFGLAGTNSVDGKAVIPYFTTEREPFLEYDLTKLVYSLATLDRPVVGMVARLPVEGGFMMGQRPVPAWAVISQIRELFDVRTMPAEFNAVPPEIGMLMLVHPKNLSDETLYAIDQFVMRGGRVLAFIDPNAETEAPSPQGPAGPSDIDRLLKSWGVTFIKDKVAADLQSARRVNVRHEGQITQVDYVAWNTLDRRNLDTTDAVVADIRDLNVGSAGILEPAEGATTTFRPLVTTSEDSEALDVAKLQGRIDIVALFRDFKASGKKLTMAARVTGPVKSAFPDGPPLIGEGEDAEKARLERAKTHLAEAQKPLNAVIVADTDVLHEGLWAEIRNVNGEQLLVPYAGNSDFVINAVENLSGGDVLLGLRSRGDSKRPFLMVEKIQLEAERKFRAEQEKLAKELQETQKRIEGLTNREGANSEAILTAEEKTAIAEFRRKMIDIRHDLRNVQHALRKDIDALDAWLKFLNIAAIPLILGFAALVIAVARRLSRARARPVTE
- a CDS encoding ABC transporter permease subunit — translated: MRNIWIIAKRELAGYFATPLALVFIVIFLALTGAFTFYLGRFFDNGQADLEAFFRFHPWLYLILIPAVAMRLWAEERKSGTIELLMTLPVTTAQAVLGKFVAAWAFCGIALALTFPVWVTVNVLGEPDNGVIVAGYVGSFLMAGAFMSIGACMSAMTKNQVIAFIISATVCFLFTMSGLDLVLNFFQAWAPALIVDTVASLSFLVRFDAVMRGVIDLRDVLFFVSLIAFFLFTNVIVVEVKKSA